One Actinomycetospora corticicola genomic window, CCGCGGACCAGCGCGACGCCGCGGCGGGCGAGGACCCGCTCACCGAGCTGACCCCGCAGCAGCGCGAGATCGTGCGGCTCGCAGCCTCCGGGCTGCGCAACCGGGAGATCGCCGAGCGGCTGTTCCTCTCGCCACGCACCGTCGGGTCCCACCTGCACCACGCCTACCCGAAGCTCGGGATCAGCGGACGCCACCAGCTCGGGAGTGTGCTGCGCGACCCGTCGTCGGGATGATCCTCCCGTCCTGCGTCGTTCGACCGACGCGGACACCGGTCCGTCCTCCCTAGGGTGGGCGGAGGTCGAGAGGAGCCGGCGATGGCGATCACGCGGGGATTCACGGGACGACGCAAGCAGGCAGAGCGCGACCCGCGGCTGCCCCCGGGCCAGTACGACGTCGGGAAGTCGTGGCCCGTGCTCACCGCGGAGCCGACCGGTCGGGTCGACGCCGAGCGGTGGACGTTGACGATCGACGGACTCGTCGCGAACCCGACGTCGTGGTCGCTCAAGGACCTCAAGGCCCTCGGCACCGACACCTACCGCGGCGACATCCACTGCGTGACGACCTGGTCGAAGCTCGACACCTCGTTCACCGGCATCAGCCTCGACACGCTGCTGGACATCGCGCAGCCGCTGCCCGAGGCGCGGTTCGTGGTCGAGGAGTCGACGACGCGCTACCGCA contains:
- a CDS encoding sulfite oxidase-like oxidoreductase; the protein is MAITRGFTGRRKQAERDPRLPPGQYDVGKSWPVLTAEPTGRVDAERWTLTIDGLVANPTSWSLKDLKALGTDTYRGDIHCVTTWSKLDTSFTGISLDTLLDIAQPLPEARFVVEESTTRYRTNLPLDDVTGGKAWIVWEHEGKPLTREHGGPVRMLVPHLYFWKSAKWISKVTLLDHDEPGFWEINGYHHRGDPWQEQRFDGD